Proteins co-encoded in one Nicotiana sylvestris chromosome 7, ASM39365v2, whole genome shotgun sequence genomic window:
- the LOC104241364 gene encoding uncharacterized protein, which produces MGDATQNQSQSQSLLPKSIAYNRSKSHAYDELRSFRRWLKWMCVDQSDTWSTCLSWFVFIVFTIIVPCLSHFLLACADCDATHDRPYDNVVQLSLSGVAALSFICLSGFVKKFGLRRFLFLDKLCDESETVRKGYMQQLHRSLKILFIFVLPCFAAESIYKIWWYSSGGTQIPFLGNVIVSDTVACILELSSWLYRTTVFFLVCVLFRLICYLQILRLQDFAQVFHVDSDVESVLREHLRIRRHLRIISHRYRRFIVLALVFITASQFASLFMSTRSSSDLHIYKSGELALCSVSLLAGLLILLRSAVRITHKAQAVTCLAAKWHVCATIDSFDSVEGETPPISQIVSNQVFPVSSQGSSDADDVGDEEDELDNTQFVPSYAYSTISFQKRQALVTYFENNRAGVTLYGFMLDRSYLHTIFGIELALVLWLLGKTIGIS; this is translated from the exons ATGGGAGATGCAACCCAAAACCAAAGCCAAAGCCAATCTTTACTGCCCAAAAGTATAGCATATAATCGTAGCAAATCTCATGCGTACGACGAATTGCGCAGTTTTAGGAGATGGCTAAAGTGGATGTGTGTAGATCAATCTGATACTTGGTCTACTTGTCTTTCTTGGTTTGTTTTCATAGTTTTTACAATTATTGTACCTTGTCTCTCCCATTTCCTTTTGGCTTGTGCCGATTGTGATGCTACTCACGATCGGCCTTATGACAACGTTGTTCAGTTGTCTCTCAGTGGCGTTGCTGCTCTCTCCTTCATATGTCTATCTGGGTTTGTTAAGAAATTTGGGCTGCGTAGGTTCTTGTTCCTTGATAAGCTTTGTGATGAGAGTGAGACTGTCAGAAAAGGATACATGCAACAGCTCCAT AGATCATTGAAGATCCTATTCATTTTTGTGCTGCCATGTTTTGCTGCTGAAAGCATATACAAGATTTGGTGGTACAGTTCAGGTGGAACCCAAATCCCCTTCTTAGGTAATGTCATTGTGAGTGACACTGTCGCGTGCATTCTGGAGCTGAGCTCCTGGCTTTATAGGACGACCGTGTTCTTCCTAGTGTGTGTCCTTTTCCGCTTGATCTGTTACCTTCAGATTCTCCGATTACAAGATTTTGCTCAGGTCTTCCATGTGGATTCTGATGTTGAGTCAGTGTTGAGAGAGCACCTCAGAATCAGGAGGCACTTAAGGATCATTAGCCATAGGTATCGTAGGTTTATCGTGTTGGCATTGGTATTCATCACAGCAAGTCAATTTGCCTCCCTTTTCATGAGCACAAGATCAAGTTCTGATCTTCATATCTACAAGAGTGGTGAACTTGCG CTGTGTTCTGTCAGCCTTCTTGCTGGGCTTTTGATACTGTTGAGAAGTGCAGTGAGGATTACTCATAAAGCACAAGCTGTTACATGCTTAGCAGCTAAGTGGCATGTGTGCGCAACAATAGACTCTTTCGATTCAGTTGAGGGTGAAACTCCTCCAATTTCTCAAATAGTCAGCAACCAAGTTTTCCCTGTGAGTTCTCAAGGATCATCTGATGCTGACGATGTcggagatgaagaagatgagcttGACAATACACAATTTGTCCCCTCTTATGCCTATAGCACTATTTCATTCCAGAAAAGGCAGGCACTAG TGACATATTTTGAGAACAATAGAGCAGGAGTTACTCTATATGGCTTTATGCTGGACAGAAGTTATCTTCACACCATTTTTGGTATAGAACTCGCGCTGGTGCTCTGGTTGCTTGGGAAAACTATTGGCATTTCTTGA